In Edaphobacter paludis, a single window of DNA contains:
- a CDS encoding UDP-2,3-diacylglucosamine diphosphatase LpxI domain-containing protein, producing MDKLGLIAGNGRFPFLLLDAARAHGLQVVVAAIKEETDPEIDARAAADPNIHVHWLSLGELSRLIETFQAEGVTRAVMAGQVKHKQIFSSIRPDWRLAKLLLNLRTRSTDMLLGAVAKVLGDEGIELISSTAYLEPLLAQPGVLTSRAPSDEEFKDIAYGRTVAQAIAAYDLGQTVVIAAQACVAVEAMEGTDATIERAGALFQTLGDGGQTTLSRSLTVVKVAKPNQDMRFDVPVIGLATIETMRNAGATCLAIEAGRTLMFDPAAIIAAADAADIAILAK from the coding sequence ATGGATAAACTCGGCCTCATCGCCGGCAACGGACGCTTCCCTTTCCTCCTTCTTGACGCTGCACGCGCTCACGGCCTTCAGGTCGTCGTCGCAGCGATCAAGGAGGAGACTGACCCCGAGATCGACGCCCGCGCCGCCGCCGATCCAAACATCCACGTTCACTGGCTTTCACTCGGAGAGCTCTCCCGCCTCATCGAAACCTTTCAGGCCGAAGGCGTCACCCGCGCCGTCATGGCAGGTCAGGTAAAGCACAAGCAGATCTTTTCTAGTATTCGCCCGGATTGGCGGCTGGCAAAGCTGCTGCTCAACCTCCGCACCCGCTCGACCGACATGCTGCTCGGTGCTGTCGCAAAAGTTCTAGGCGACGAGGGAATTGAACTGATCTCTTCGACCGCCTATCTTGAACCGCTGCTTGCTCAACCCGGTGTTCTCACCAGCCGCGCTCCCAGTGACGAGGAGTTCAAGGACATCGCCTACGGTCGTACTGTGGCCCAGGCCATCGCGGCCTACGACCTCGGGCAGACCGTAGTCATCGCTGCCCAGGCCTGCGTCGCCGTCGAAGCCATGGAAGGCACCGACGCCACCATCGAGCGCGCCGGCGCCCTCTTTCAAACGCTGGGCGACGGCGGCCAAACCACACTCAGCCGATCGCTGACTGTCGTCAAGGTTGCTAAACCTAATCAAGACATGCGCTTCGACGTTCCCGTCATTGGCCTCGCTACCATCGAGACCATGCGTAATGCTGGTGCAACCTGTCTCGCCATCGAGGCAGGCAGAACGCTGATGTTTGACCCCGCTGCGATCATCGCCGCAGCGGATGCGGCTGACATTGCAATCCTCGCGAAGTAG
- the hypE gene encoding hydrogenase expression/formation protein HypE, with amino-acid sequence MKPDGNVSKTGVDLDLNGEENSAASLLSASCPLPVFDHNNIVLGHGSGGKLTADLIDKIFLPAFRNPTLDKLDDQAVVTIGNTRLAFATDSFVVTPIFFPGGDIGRLAIHGTVNDLAMSGARPLYLSAAFILEEGLAVDDLRRVVESMRTAAAEAGVELVTGDTKVVNRGKGDQIFITTTGIGIIEHDSNISADRAHPRDKIILSGYIGDHGMTIMSQREGLEFESAIESDCASLNDLVATMLATTSSAKDFIHTLRDPTRGGVATTLNEIAKHANVGMLLDERTIPVRESVKGACEVLGLDPLYVANEGKLLALVVPEMADAVLEQMRQHRLGQDAVIIGEVVEAHPGMVLMKTEIGGTRVLDVMFGEQLPRIC; translated from the coding sequence ATGAAGCCTGACGGGAATGTCTCGAAGACCGGTGTTGATTTGGACCTGAATGGTGAGGAAAATAGTGCGGCCTCGCTTCTGTCGGCGTCTTGTCCGCTTCCGGTGTTCGACCACAACAACATTGTGCTGGGCCATGGCAGCGGCGGCAAGCTTACTGCGGATCTGATCGATAAAATCTTCCTCCCGGCCTTTCGCAATCCCACGCTCGATAAGCTTGACGATCAAGCAGTAGTCACCATCGGTAACACACGACTAGCTTTTGCTACCGACTCCTTCGTGGTCACGCCAATCTTTTTTCCGGGCGGAGATATTGGCCGGCTGGCGATTCACGGTACGGTGAACGATCTCGCGATGAGCGGAGCGCGCCCGTTGTATCTCTCCGCCGCGTTCATCCTCGAAGAAGGCCTTGCGGTCGACGATCTGCGCCGGGTGGTCGAGTCGATGCGGACCGCCGCCGCCGAGGCTGGCGTAGAACTTGTCACCGGAGACACCAAGGTGGTCAACCGTGGCAAAGGAGACCAGATCTTCATCACGACAACCGGCATCGGCATAATCGAGCACGATAGCAACATCTCGGCCGATCGCGCTCACCCCCGCGACAAGATCATACTCAGCGGCTATATCGGCGATCATGGCATGACGATCATGAGTCAGCGCGAGGGGCTCGAATTTGAGAGCGCCATCGAGAGCGATTGCGCATCGCTCAACGACCTGGTCGCCACCATGCTTGCGACCACCTCTTCCGCAAAGGATTTCATTCACACATTGCGCGATCCTACCCGCGGCGGCGTCGCGACCACTCTCAATGAGATTGCCAAACACGCCAACGTCGGCATGTTGCTGGACGAACGCACCATTCCTGTGCGCGAGTCCGTCAAGGGAGCGTGCGAGGTGCTAGGGCTCGACCCTTTGTATGTCGCGAACGAAGGTAAGTTGCTTGCCCTTGTCGTCCCTGAGATGGCAGATGCCGTCCTCGAACAGATGCGGCAACATCGCCTGGGTCAGGACGCCGTCATCATCGGCGAGGTCGTCGAAGCCCATCCCGGCATGGTATTGATGAAGACTGAGATCGGCGGCACGCGTGTCCTCGACGTAATGTTCGGCGAGCAGCTTCCGCGCATCTGCTGA
- a CDS encoding DUF6084 family protein: protein MPELHFEIEGAEAVPHAAMPLIALKLRITNFPAAEAIHAITLRCQVQIEPAKRRYVPNEQEKLLDLFGTPERWARTVKPLLWMNTSVAIPRFTGEVLVNLELPCTFDFNVAATKYFHALDSGDIPVAVMFSGTLFYEGLDGALQISQVPWDREASYRLPVSVWKEMMEMHYPNSAWLCLRRDTFEQLYNYKVRHGLPTWEQAIARALAADASAEIPEEVQR from the coding sequence ATGCCTGAGCTCCATTTCGAGATCGAAGGTGCTGAAGCGGTGCCCCACGCGGCTATGCCGTTGATCGCACTCAAGCTGCGTATCACCAACTTCCCTGCCGCCGAAGCGATCCACGCGATTACCCTACGCTGCCAGGTCCAGATCGAGCCCGCCAAGCGCCGCTACGTCCCCAACGAACAAGAGAAGCTGCTCGATCTGTTCGGAACGCCAGAGCGCTGGGCCCGCACCGTCAAGCCGCTACTCTGGATGAACACCAGCGTCGCGATCCCGCGCTTCACCGGCGAAGTGCTCGTCAATCTCGAGCTTCCCTGTACCTTCGATTTCAATGTCGCGGCGACCAAGTACTTCCACGCACTCGATTCAGGTGATATACCAGTCGCCGTCATGTTCAGCGGCACACTCTTCTACGAGGGTCTGGACGGAGCGCTGCAGATCTCACAGGTTCCATGGGACCGCGAGGCCAGCTATCGTCTTCCTGTATCCGTCTGGAAAGAGATGATGGAGATGCACTACCCCAACTCCGCGTGGCTCTGTCTTCGCCGCGACACCTTCGAGCAGTTGTACAACTACAAGGTTCGCCATGGGCTCCCCACCTGGGAACAAGCCATAGCCAGAGCCCTCGCCGCAGATGCTTCAGCGGAGATCCCCGAGGAGGTCCAGAGATGA
- a CDS encoding hydrogenase maturation protease — protein MTGTILIAGIGNIFLGDDAFGVEVARSLSQRTLPSEVQVKDFGIRGFDLAYTLLDPWHTVILVDALPRKEVPGTLFVLEPDLTGLGAPDAAGMDLNPHGMDPMRVLNLAASLGPIAASILVVGCEPRDFGDELEGRMGLSPQVQATVEEASNMIEELIGKILESKDPPMQVHTHVTGNREVTS, from the coding sequence ATGACCGGGACGATTCTCATCGCCGGCATCGGCAATATCTTCCTCGGAGACGACGCATTCGGAGTCGAGGTTGCCCGTTCGCTTTCGCAGCGGACCCTTCCCAGCGAAGTGCAGGTGAAAGACTTCGGCATCCGGGGCTTCGACCTCGCTTACACATTGCTCGACCCGTGGCACACCGTCATCCTCGTCGACGCGCTGCCCCGCAAGGAGGTGCCCGGCACTCTGTTCGTCCTTGAACCGGATCTGACGGGGCTCGGCGCCCCCGATGCAGCGGGCATGGACTTGAACCCTCATGGCATGGATCCCATGCGGGTCTTAAATCTTGCCGCCTCGCTCGGCCCCATAGCCGCTAGTATCCTTGTCGTCGGCTGCGAGCCCAGGGACTTCGGCGACGAACTCGAAGGCCGCATGGGGCTATCACCGCAAGTGCAAGCCACGGTCGAAGAAGCATCCAACATGATCGAAGAGTTGATCGGAAAAATCCTTGAAAGCAAAGACCCTCCGATGCAGGTGCATACACATGTTACGGGTAACAGAGAGGTGACATCATGA
- a CDS encoding DoxX family protein, with protein sequence MKIAVVIARVLLGLMFLVFGLNYFFHFLPMPPPPGDAGVLMGIFYTHGWLTFHGVLYVIAGLLLLSGWYVPVALTILGPIIVNILLFHLTIAPGIAPGLLAAVLELFLIWAYWPAFRGIFTAKMETL encoded by the coding sequence ATGAAGATCGCCGTAGTGATAGCGCGCGTTTTGCTTGGCCTGATGTTTCTCGTCTTCGGCCTCAACTACTTCTTCCATTTTCTTCCAATGCCTCCGCCGCCGGGCGACGCCGGTGTATTGATGGGTATCTTTTATACTCACGGCTGGCTGACCTTCCACGGGGTGTTGTACGTGATCGCCGGCTTGCTGCTGCTGTCTGGATGGTACGTTCCGGTCGCTCTGACAATCCTCGGGCCTATCATCGTGAACATCCTGCTGTTTCATCTCACGATCGCTCCGGGTATCGCGCCGGGTCTATTGGCAGCTGTACTGGAACTCTTCCTGATCTGGGCATATTGGCCAGCCTTCCGCGGTATCTTTACGGCGAAGATGGAGACCCTCTAG
- a CDS encoding Gfo/Idh/MocA family oxidoreductase: MTYSLRCAFKAFLALLVFGVLTASSSSSAQSPAHIRVAVVGLNHDHILGFLHNLPSHPEVELVGISEPDAALRQKYASRFHLPDNLFFSSEAAMLAKTHPQAILVYTSIAGHRAAIEQAAPLHIAVMVEKPLATTVEDALAIQKLAEKYNIPVLTNYETTWYASNTAANNLLASGQIGDLRKLVFHDGHRGPKEIGVSPDFFKWLTDPQQNGGGALFDFGCYGVDLSTWMTHGELPLTVTAVTLQIKPEIYPKVDDDSTIILTYPHAQVIIQGSWNWPFDRKDMEVYGVKGYVDTLYQDGAPGVKLRIRLPGEHAEHIEDAPALTPPHDNSLNYLSAVLDGTLKPEHDLTSLDTNVTVVRILDAARRSAQTGRTIHLKAEVEGKQ, from the coding sequence ATGACCTACTCTCTCCGTTGCGCCTTCAAAGCTTTTCTCGCACTCCTCGTCTTTGGCGTCCTCACTGCTTCGTCCTCCTCCTCTGCGCAGAGTCCTGCTCACATCCGCGTTGCCGTCGTCGGCTTGAATCACGACCACATCCTGGGCTTCCTGCACAATCTGCCATCACACCCAGAGGTTGAACTTGTCGGCATCTCCGAACCTGATGCCGCTCTGCGGCAGAAGTACGCCTCAAGATTTCATCTCCCCGATAACCTCTTCTTCTCGTCTGAAGCGGCCATGCTCGCCAAGACTCACCCACAGGCGATCCTCGTCTACACCTCCATCGCTGGACATCGCGCCGCCATAGAGCAGGCCGCGCCGCTCCACATCGCGGTCATGGTCGAGAAGCCCCTCGCCACTACCGTTGAAGATGCCCTGGCCATTCAGAAGCTCGCAGAGAAGTACAACATTCCAGTCCTCACCAACTACGAGACCACTTGGTATGCCTCCAACACCGCAGCGAACAATCTGCTCGCAAGCGGCCAGATCGGTGATCTGCGCAAGCTCGTCTTCCATGACGGACATCGCGGCCCCAAAGAGATCGGCGTCAGCCCCGACTTCTTCAAATGGCTCACCGATCCGCAACAGAACGGCGGCGGAGCGTTATTCGACTTCGGCTGCTACGGCGTCGATCTCTCCACATGGATGACGCACGGCGAACTGCCGCTCACCGTCACCGCCGTCACCCTTCAGATCAAGCCAGAAATCTATCCCAAAGTGGATGACGACAGCACCATCATCCTTACCTATCCGCATGCGCAGGTCATTATTCAAGGCTCATGGAACTGGCCCTTTGACCGCAAAGACATGGAAGTCTACGGGGTCAAAGGCTACGTCGACACTCTCTATCAGGATGGAGCTCCAGGCGTTAAGCTCCGTATCCGTCTACCGGGCGAGCACGCCGAACACATCGAAGACGCACCCGCGCTCACCCCACCTCACGATAACTCGCTCAACTACCTCAGCGCAGTTCTCGACGGCACACTCAAGCCTGAACACGATCTAACATCGCTCGACACCAACGTTACCGTGGTGCGCATTTTGGATGCAGCTCGCCGCTCTGCGCAGACTGGACGCACCATCCATCTCAAAGCCGAAGTCGAAGGCAAGCAGTAA
- a CDS encoding nickel-dependent hydrogenase large subunit, with translation MAEWGRKMFVTPGVVVDGELVTNSLVDINLNIRILLGSSYYDDWQGQETFVAQDPLGNPIDKRHPWNQTTIPRPQKRDFKGNYTWVMSPRWLDQRTGDHLALDTGGGPIARLWSTALSGLVDIGYVQATGHSVKINLPKTALLPETEFEWHIPKWSNTLERDRARTYFQAYAAATALHFVEKALAELNAGRTATWSEFKVPEEAIGCGFHEAVRGVLSHHVVIREGKIANYHPYPPTPWNANPRDMYGTPGPYEDAVQNTPLFEENGPDKFKGIDIMRTVRSFDPCLPCGVHMYLGDGKILETRHSPMFGVAGHE, from the coding sequence ATGGCCGAATGGGGCCGCAAGATGTTCGTCACTCCCGGCGTGGTCGTCGACGGTGAGCTGGTCACGAACTCTCTCGTTGACATCAATCTCAACATCCGGATACTCCTCGGCAGTTCCTATTACGATGACTGGCAGGGCCAGGAGACCTTCGTTGCACAAGACCCGCTCGGCAACCCGATCGATAAGCGCCACCCCTGGAACCAGACCACTATTCCTCGTCCGCAGAAGCGCGACTTCAAAGGCAACTACACCTGGGTCATGTCGCCGCGCTGGCTCGATCAGCGCACCGGTGACCACCTTGCTCTCGATACCGGCGGTGGACCCATCGCACGTCTCTGGTCGACCGCGCTATCTGGCCTCGTAGACATCGGCTACGTCCAGGCCACCGGTCACAGCGTAAAAATCAACCTCCCCAAGACCGCTCTGCTGCCCGAGACCGAGTTCGAGTGGCACATCCCTAAGTGGTCAAACACCCTCGAACGCGACCGCGCCCGCACCTACTTCCAGGCTTACGCCGCCGCCACCGCGTTGCATTTCGTCGAAAAAGCTCTCGCCGAGTTGAATGCCGGCCGCACCGCCACCTGGAGCGAGTTCAAAGTGCCGGAAGAGGCCATCGGCTGCGGCTTTCACGAGGCAGTTCGCGGCGTTCTCTCGCACCACGTTGTCATTCGCGAGGGCAAGATCGCCAACTATCATCCGTACCCACCTACTCCCTGGAATGCCAACCCCCGCGATATGTATGGAACTCCCGGACCTTACGAAGACGCGGTCCAGAACACGCCGCTCTTCGAGGAAAACGGCCCAGACAAGTTCAAGGGAATCGACATCATGCGCACGGTTCGCAGCTTCGATCCGTGCCTGCCCTGCGGCGTCCACATGTATCTCGGTGACGGCAAAATCCTTGAAACGCGCCACTCTCCCATGTTTGGCGTAGCGGGGCATGAATAA
- the lpxA gene encoding acyl-ACP--UDP-N-acetylglucosamine O-acyltransferase: MSIHRTAIVAAGATIPKSCTVGPFCTIGANVVLGEDCELVSHVVLDGHLTIGNRNRIYSFACLGIAPQDLKYAGEPTRLDIGDDNSIREYVTISRGTVGGGGVTRVGSGCLIMAYTHIGHDSIIGNGCILANSATLAGHVIVEDYAVVGALCPIHQFCRIGKYSYIGGGTTITQNVLPYSLTSIERNNHAYGLNKVGLQRRGFTPAQLKELRAAYRLLQASKLNTTQALEAIRETISKGAGEHVAYLADFIANSDRGIIK, encoded by the coding sequence GTGAGCATCCATCGGACCGCAATCGTCGCCGCTGGAGCCACCATCCCAAAATCCTGCACGGTCGGCCCCTTCTGCACCATTGGCGCGAATGTTGTCCTCGGCGAAGACTGCGAACTCGTCTCGCACGTCGTCCTCGATGGACATCTGACCATCGGCAACCGGAACCGCATCTACTCCTTTGCGTGCCTCGGAATCGCACCGCAGGACCTCAAGTACGCAGGCGAACCCACGCGCCTCGATATAGGCGATGACAACAGTATTCGCGAATACGTCACCATCTCCCGCGGGACGGTTGGCGGAGGAGGAGTAACCCGCGTCGGCTCAGGCTGCCTCATCATGGCCTACACCCACATCGGCCATGACTCGATCATCGGCAATGGCTGCATTCTCGCCAACTCCGCCACCCTCGCCGGGCACGTCATCGTAGAGGATTATGCTGTCGTCGGCGCACTCTGTCCGATTCATCAATTCTGCCGCATCGGTAAATACTCCTACATCGGCGGTGGCACGACCATCACGCAGAACGTGCTGCCCTATTCGCTCACCAGCATCGAGCGCAATAACCACGCCTACGGGCTGAATAAAGTTGGCTTGCAACGCCGCGGCTTCACGCCGGCACAGTTGAAAGAACTACGCGCGGCCTACCGTCTGCTGCAAGCCTCGAAGCTGAATACAACGCAAGCCCTTGAGGCCATCCGCGAGACGATAAGCAAAGGCGCAGGCGAACATGTAGCTTACCTCGCCGACTTCATCGCCAACAGCGACCGGGGCATCATCAAGTAA
- the hypA gene encoding hydrogenase maturation nickel metallochaperone HypA, with protein MHELSIVLSIIDEIDEQSEARDLHDIEVVHLKIGVFSGVDRDALLFAWELACEGTRLEDSRLDIETVPLVIHCAICHEDRPPPSLYQLCCPECNTPSETIVTGRELEVVSLEVAA; from the coding sequence ATGCACGAGCTATCGATTGTTCTCAGCATCATCGACGAGATCGACGAGCAATCTGAAGCGCGCGATCTCCATGACATAGAGGTCGTGCACCTCAAAATCGGTGTCTTCTCGGGTGTAGACCGAGACGCACTCCTCTTCGCCTGGGAGCTCGCCTGTGAGGGCACGCGACTCGAAGATTCGCGACTCGATATTGAGACCGTTCCGCTTGTCATCCACTGTGCCATTTGCCATGAAGACCGGCCCCCCCCCTCGCTCTATCAACTCTGCTGTCCGGAATGCAACACACCGAGCGAGACCATCGTCACAGGACGTGAACTCGAAGTCGTTTCTCTGGAGGTGGCCGCGTGA
- a CDS encoding NifU family protein, producing the protein MAAAPQTDVQPEVVGSIAPPQRGEFRLQTERVEKLAARLQSAGDPEIRATALDLVQSVVELHGAGLQRLIDSLMQTPAGEHALGQALQNDLVSSMLLLHNLHPDDIETRVLRGIEKARPYLKSHGGDVELTGVRDGIVHLRLHGTCGSCPSSSITLKNAVEDALFEVAPDIVEIVSENAAAEAQSGPQLVTIK; encoded by the coding sequence ATGGCCGCTGCACCCCAAACCGATGTCCAACCTGAAGTCGTCGGCAGCATCGCGCCTCCGCAGCGTGGCGAGTTTCGCCTGCAGACGGAACGAGTGGAAAAGCTGGCAGCCCGCCTCCAAAGCGCAGGTGATCCGGAGATCCGGGCCACTGCGCTCGACCTTGTGCAGTCGGTCGTTGAATTGCATGGTGCGGGATTGCAGCGTCTCATCGACTCGCTCATGCAAACCCCGGCGGGCGAACATGCCCTCGGACAGGCATTGCAGAATGATCTGGTATCCAGCATGCTCCTGCTGCACAACCTCCACCCGGATGACATCGAAACGCGTGTGCTACGTGGCATTGAAAAAGCTCGTCCTTATCTCAAATCTCATGGCGGCGATGTCGAACTCACCGGCGTTCGAGATGGCATCGTCCACCTGCGCCTTCACGGAACCTGCGGCAGCTGTCCAAGCTCCTCCATTACGCTGAAGAACGCAGTCGAAGATGCACTCTTCGAGGTCGCGCCCGACATCGTAGAAATCGTCTCCGAGAACGCCGCAGCCGAAGCGCAGAGTGGACCCCAACTCGTAACCATCAAGTAA
- the hypB gene encoding hydrogenase nickel incorporation protein HypB, whose amino-acid sequence MSTRIVEVRAKVLKQNDLLAHALRERFEASGVSVISLVSSPGSGKTAFLEKLLGTLAANFRVAALVGDLATENDAARLKRATPNVRQITTGTICHLDAQMIERALEGWQLDALDFLFIENVGNLVCPSSYDLGEELRFVLLSATEGEDKPLKYPTIFNSSDVAIITKMDMAGPAEFDLAAARRNIESVRPGMQIFEVSAKTGSGMQDVFQFLRDKLAHSHKTRLALQYETTQ is encoded by the coding sequence GTGAGCACACGCATCGTAGAAGTACGCGCGAAGGTTCTGAAGCAGAACGATCTTCTCGCCCACGCACTCCGAGAACGTTTCGAGGCTTCGGGCGTCAGCGTCATCAGCCTGGTTTCAAGCCCCGGCTCGGGAAAAACCGCGTTCCTCGAAAAGCTTCTCGGCACCCTCGCCGCCAACTTCCGCGTCGCTGCGCTGGTCGGAGATCTTGCCACGGAGAACGACGCCGCCCGCCTCAAGCGCGCGACGCCTAACGTGCGCCAGATCACGACCGGAACCATCTGCCATCTCGATGCACAGATGATCGAAAGAGCGCTTGAAGGATGGCAGCTCGACGCGCTCGATTTTCTCTTTATTGAGAACGTCGGTAATCTGGTCTGCCCCTCCAGCTATGACCTTGGCGAAGAGCTCCGCTTCGTCCTGCTCTCCGCCACGGAAGGTGAAGACAAGCCTCTAAAGTATCCAACTATTTTTAATAGCTCCGACGTCGCGATTATCACCAAGATGGATATGGCCGGCCCTGCCGAGTTCGATCTCGCCGCCGCTCGGCGAAACATCGAGAGTGTGCGCCCTGGGATGCAGATCTTCGAGGTCTCCGCCAAGACCGGATCCGGCATGCAGGACGTCTTCCAATTTCTGCGCGATAAGCTCGCTCACTCTCATAAAACCCGCCTCGCACTGCAATACGAGACCACCCAATAA
- the fabZ gene encoding 3-hydroxyacyl-ACP dehydratase FabZ encodes MTDSPQGTEVAKQTMDIVEIMSILPHRYPFLLIDRVVEMERKQRIVAIKNVTLNEPHFQGHFPDYPIMPGVLMVEAIAQAGGALLLTEIPDRADKLMVFTGIENAKFRRPVVPGDQLRIEVTVLQWRSRAVKMLGIATVDGKVACEATVMCQLVPRAAKKPTPEVPAE; translated from the coding sequence ATGACTGATTCCCCGCAAGGCACCGAGGTCGCCAAACAGACGATGGACATCGTCGAGATCATGTCCATCCTGCCGCACCGGTATCCATTTCTGCTCATCGACCGCGTCGTCGAGATGGAGCGCAAGCAGCGCATCGTTGCCATTAAAAACGTCACCCTGAACGAGCCGCACTTTCAGGGACACTTTCCCGACTATCCGATCATGCCCGGCGTCCTCATGGTTGAAGCCATCGCCCAGGCTGGCGGCGCGCTCCTGCTCACCGAGATTCCCGACCGCGCCGACAAGCTGATGGTCTTCACTGGAATCGAGAATGCCAAGTTTCGCCGCCCAGTAGTTCCCGGCGACCAACTGCGCATCGAAGTCACCGTGCTCCAGTGGCGCAGCCGCGCGGTCAAGATGCTGGGCATCGCCACGGTTGATGGCAAGGTAGCGTGTGAAGCGACAGTGATGTGCCAGCTCGTCCCTCGCGCCGCCAAGAAACCCACGCCAGAGGTACCGGCTGAGTGA
- a CDS encoding DUF5947 family protein translates to MNELPEAEQERTPVPSFLRQVARRRPISDGAERCELCSAELAPVHQHLLDPRKREIACSCDGCAVLFCGQPGAHYLRIPRRIRALTDFEMPNLQWESLMIPINLAFFYYATSSGRMMAMYPSPAGAIESLLSLESWTEIAAQHLSLQKMEPDVETLLVNRVGTAHEYYIVPIDECFHLVGLIRMHWRGLSGGVDVWKHIHEFFASLKARSTEIRETPANQQMEPIHA, encoded by the coding sequence ATGAACGAACTCCCCGAAGCCGAACAGGAACGGACTCCGGTCCCGTCGTTTCTGAGGCAAGTCGCTCGCCGACGCCCTATCTCTGATGGGGCGGAACGCTGCGAGCTTTGCAGCGCCGAGCTCGCACCCGTGCATCAGCATCTACTCGATCCCCGTAAACGCGAGATCGCCTGCTCCTGCGATGGTTGTGCCGTACTCTTCTGCGGCCAGCCTGGAGCCCACTATCTGCGAATCCCCCGCCGCATCCGCGCTCTCACCGACTTCGAAATGCCAAATCTGCAATGGGAATCTCTCATGATTCCTATCAATCTGGCTTTTTTCTACTACGCCACCTCAAGCGGCAGGATGATGGCCATGTATCCCAGTCCAGCAGGAGCCATTGAATCGTTGCTGAGCCTGGAATCCTGGACCGAAATCGCGGCCCAGCATCTCTCTCTCCAGAAGATGGAGCCCGATGTCGAGACCTTGCTCGTCAATCGTGTGGGCACAGCCCATGAGTACTACATTGTGCCAATCGACGAGTGTTTCCACCTCGTCGGCCTCATCCGTATGCATTGGCGTGGTCTCTCCGGTGGCGTGGATGTCTGGAAGCACATCCACGAGTTCTTCGCGAGCCTGAAAGCCCGCAGCACTGAAATAAGAGAAACTCCCGCGAACCAGCAGATGGAGCCAATCCATGCCTGA
- a CDS encoding hydrogenase expression protein HypE: MADSVSKITRPSPVSDVHILWITAGLSCDGDSVSVTAAEQPSIEDVLLGAIPGLPTVHLHNPVLAYENGDEFMQFFYDAEKGLLDPFVLVVEGSIPNEKIKKEGYWAAMGTNHDTGQPITTCEWIDRLAPKALAVIGAGTCATYGGIHAMAGNPTGAMGLADYLGWGWRSKAGLPIVNVPGCPVQPDNFMETVLYLLYQVAGLAPMIPLDKQLRPTWLFGKTVHEGCDRGSYYEQGDFATEYGSSKCLVKLGCWGPVVDCNVTKRGWMRGIGGCPNVGGICIGCTMPGFPDKFMPFMDEPPGGMLSATLVSGYGRMIRALRGITNSTVNKEPKWRHNRPELTTGYRPQQPNAF; the protein is encoded by the coding sequence ATGGCTGACTCCGTAAGCAAGATCACCAGGCCTTCACCCGTATCCGATGTTCACATTCTTTGGATTACCGCGGGTCTCAGTTGCGACGGTGACAGCGTCTCCGTCACAGCAGCCGAGCAGCCGAGCATCGAGGATGTTCTCCTCGGCGCGATTCCTGGGCTCCCGACGGTGCATCTCCACAATCCGGTACTCGCGTACGAGAATGGCGACGAATTCATGCAGTTTTTCTACGATGCCGAGAAGGGTCTGCTCGACCCCTTCGTCCTTGTCGTCGAAGGTTCCATCCCTAACGAAAAGATTAAGAAAGAGGGCTACTGGGCTGCCATGGGAACAAACCATGACACAGGTCAGCCCATCACGACCTGCGAGTGGATTGATCGCCTCGCCCCGAAGGCGCTGGCCGTTATCGGCGCCGGCACCTGCGCCACCTACGGCGGTATTCATGCCATGGCCGGCAATCCAACCGGAGCCATGGGACTCGCGGACTACCTGGGCTGGGGCTGGCGTTCCAAAGCAGGTCTACCGATCGTCAACGTCCCTGGCTGTCCGGTACAACCCGACAATTTCATGGAGACCGTTCTCTACCTGCTCTACCAGGTTGCCGGACTCGCCCCGATGATTCCCCTCGACAAGCAGCTTCGCCCGACCTGGCTCTTCGGCAAGACTGTCCACGAAGGTTGCGATCGCGGCTCCTACTACGAGCAGGGTGACTTCGCCACCGAATACGGCTCCTCAAAATGCCTCGTCAAATTAGGCTGCTGGGGGCCAGTCGTCGACTGCAATGTCACGAAACGCGGCTGGATGCGCGGTATCGGCGGCTGCCCCAATGTCGGCGGCATCTGCATCGGCTGCACGATGCCCGGCTTCCCCGACAAGTTCATGCCTTTTATGGACGAACCTCCCGGAGGGATGCTCTCAGCCACGCTGGTCAGCGGATACGGAAGGATGATTCGTGCGCTCCGCGGGATCACTAATTCTACGGTCAACAAAGAGCCGAAGTGGCGCCACAATCGCCCGGAGCTCACCACCGGCTATCGCCCGCAGCAGCCCAACGCCTTCTAA